The sequence ctaAACAAACAGGAGCTGCTGCCCTTTCACGGGTCCCTCAACATCCCTTCCAGCAGCAGGGAGGGTTGGGGACAGGAGGCTGATGGCTGTCAGAAAGGGGCCGTAAACCGTGACCCCCTCAAAAGAGGGGTCACCCACCAGGAAAGTGAAAACGCTGATCCAAAAAGCACCAGTTCGTGCCTACATTTCACAGAACGATacggggttggaggggacctctggagatcatctagtccaaccccctcccgccaaagcaggtccacccagagcaggtgaaCTCTCAAAAGAAGTTTGAGGGCATTATGAGCACACGGTTACGAGCCTTCACGCGTTGCAACCTGCACAGCTGAATCCAGATTTCACGTGGGGGTCGGTGCCCTCTACATCCTGTATCCCAACATTTTCCACGCTCTGCCCTAACGAGCCCTTCTCCGTAGTATCAACGCAGCATCTAAATCCTCCTCCCATGCCACCAATGACACTCTCAACAAATTTCCCGCCAGGCACTAATTAACACCCTGCTACTTGTAAACAAATGATCCCAGGTGCAaataactccccccccccctccccccaagaaGCACCCGTCTAAGTCAGGCTGGGAACCTCCGACTGGCCACGGgtactgctttccagcaggatcAATCACATCTCCATAAAACACGaaaatttaaagagagaaagGTTTCACCCATCAgccagctgtaaaaaaaaaaaagagatacatatttttattttaatgtaaattcaCATCCAGTGCAACACAACTTAAGAGGGATGTCGAGAACCTGAAGGGGTCTCACCTTCATAGGGTGCTTTTTTTCTGGCTGGAAGAGTCATAAGCTAGCGCAGAGCCAGAAAACAGGGACCAGATCCCCACGGCTGCTTCACTCGAAACCATTGCCCGTGCAGGAGCAGCTGAGGCCATGCCCTACCACCCTTTGTAAGCCAGGACAACAGCGATAAGGTTACAAGACCTTGTGGTTTGTTCTTTTCTAACAGCGCCGCACGGATTTAAATACAATTCCACACCTCcttaaagcagcagcagtttaagATACTTCCTTTACCCAGTGCCTTGAAGAACGGTGTCACTTGTAGcctattttagcaaaaaaaaaaaaaaaacaaccaccaccacttAAATTTTAAAGTTGTGTGGCTCCAGCATTGTAACAAAATTGTACCTGCTCATTCAGCTCCTCTAAAGATTTTCTTATATATACTAATGTTTAGGCCAGAACTGTCAATTCATCGTACGGAAGAGAGTGATCCCAGTCTGCCAGAACTACGGCAGCAGAAACTCCACCAGCTCAGATACCAAATGCTTCACCACAATCACCATTTTGTTCACAGTTGAAGACTTTGTCGCAGTAATACAAAAAAACCAGTTTCGGAGGTACAGCTCCATTCGTGTATTTTACTCAGAACAGCTACTGTAACATTCCAGCAAAAATAGTTCTAGAACAGATAAAGGTAAAGCTCATCCCCCACTCAAAAGTTTTCTACTTCCAAGTCAGTATTAAATATCACGATAACAACGACCTCTCCTCACTTCTGCCTCCGGAGCGCTGGGAATCAGTCATGTCCGGGTATTCCCAGTAACCACAGGAGAGCCGAGGGAGACTATCCCCAGATGTTTAATGCGCAGAACAAAATACAATCCACTTTTTCAGCCATTCCCAATAGAAGCCTAATGAACACTCAGGACGCAGGAATGACTATTTGGTACGGTACAGTTTGTTTGGTGGGTCGAGAGAGCCAGCCTGTCACCTCACCTTCCTCAGCCCAGCGCCACCACGCACCCGAGGGGAAGGAAAACATTAGGCAGATTATACCAATTACACTCCAAATTCATAGGGCTCAGCATTCCCGATACAGCATTTTTCTCAAGACTGGTTGTTAGTAACCTAGATTTTGATGTGCCATCGGTTACATAAACAGAAACTAAAATATatggttattttttttagaaataggcTTAGATGTTCTTCCTCAAACTGCGCGGTTTGGATTTGCAGGCTTCTTGTTTATGTTCGGGTCCTGAAACTACCCAGAAGCTTCCGTATCTCTTGCCACGTTCTACTCGCTGCCGTAAAATCCAAGGAGGAAATTCTCCCAAAGCTTAAGCACACGTGAATCCCTCGGACAGCGTCAGACAGATGAGCCTGAAGACACTAAATTAAGTCCCACCTGTGAGTACATGTGATAAATGCCCAATTATATATCGCCTATTAAACCTTGCACCTAACACAAAACAGGCCCAGCTGTAGAAAAGATTTTCCAAATTATGCAAGATCCATCACCGCAGTCATTATTTCTTCTGCGAATATAGAGATACGCCACTGATTTAAAGCTTTTAATGAGATGCCTGCAATTTATAACACCCTGACATCCACGAGCCTCATCGCACATACACGACTTTGCTTTTCAACACAAGAGGCACGACTCTTGTTGAATCAACACACGCACGGAGGTTGAGGAGAACGTACCACAAGAAGTCAGACACCTCCCCTCCGCAGGCTTGTTTCGAATCGTTTATTGAGGTTTAAGAAGTCATCCACATTTCTATAAATATAGACATTACTTGAGTAAGTGACTTACAATGTCACCAGTGCAGGTACATATATAACCAACATACAAAAGCTCCACTGGAAGCTACTTCTGTTTATTCAAAAAAAGGACCAagatgtcataaaaaaaaaaaaaaccaaaaaacaaaataaaccacaacAGCTGTCACTTTCAGTTATTGAAGACACTAAAGTGCATTTTTGGTTACCTCCTGGATGAGCAGCTGCTGGttaaaaagtttgatttttcttttcttaaaaacatatCTAAGTTACATTGACTGACATTCAGGATTGTAGCCGTCACCCTCCTAATACGTGGCAGCAGGTAAGAAAAATCTATCACTTTGCTGGTTGAGTAAGAGGAGGAAATAAGATTTCTagattttgccttatttttttttttaattttctctttttttttttttttttgtaatccgGTCTTTTCAACAAAAGTTTAAAGAGAATCTAACATTCTGATCAATTTTTTACAGCACCACTAAAGTTAGTCTTAAAAATCCAGGCTCTTTTTTTAGCCCTTTTTAATGGCTAGCCAAGTATCTAAAGAGTCACTTGAAGCTCTGTACCAGTAAGAAAAAccaccctccctttcccctcaaGCACTATCCTGCCCAGTTAACACTGTTTGCACACTCTGTAAACAAGAACAGCTTAAAGCATAATTAAAGCAGAACACAGGCCCATCTTGAAAATCTTCttcccccactccctccctccctcccctcccgcccccggtaGTGTCAAAACGTTTTTGAGTGTATAAAGCGTTATTACATTCCTAACCACAAAATACTTTAAGAGTCacgattatttaaaaaaaaaaaaaaaaaaaaaaaaagcatacgtTGAAAAGTGACATAGCAATACCACTTTAATAAAACGGGGTGTTTTGGGGAGATACAAGATGTGCTCTGCTAATTTTAACTCCATCTTTACTtcattataattttgttttattgccAGGAAAAGTCACCAGTAGAGCGAAGAACGCTGCACTGGTTTGAACCACAACAGCCAGAGTTGTTCTTTATAGCTCCTTTACTgcaattaatttacttttaactTGATAGGAGGAGGACATAATACTCagcattcagaaataaattactAATTTGGAGTAACAGTTTGAACCTGATTAGCACTGTAGAACGATGAATGGCtacttctaaaaaataaaaacctttacaTACCAAAAAACATGCTATATGTTGGGAAACCACTTTTCCATGCTCCAGCGTGTTGTTTACATTTTTTACTCGTCAAAAAGTCTTTTTATCAGTTGAAGAATCCACAGCGCTTAAATTTCAAGTATTTCAACTGAACATGATTCAATTTCAAAAAagtgccaaattaaaaaaaaaaacctacacacGTAGTCAAGCTCTCATAGAAATCCCCAAACAAGGTAAAACAAACAGCCTCTGGAAATAATGGGTTACTAGCTTCATACatgtttttaaagctgtataATGTTCACCTAAACACTCCACTTACGAGCATTAGAAGTTTAAAAACACAGAACACCTTCAATGCAAATTGCTTGCAGAGGGCACCCTCATACATAGGCATACAACACTAAGCAGAAAACCCTCATTTTTATTTGGCTATTTAGACATCCATGTCACATATACCCACCCATCCTTTTCCTGATAGTATTACATCATCTATAGGGGCTTCTGAAATAACGCAGAGCCGTAAAACTCAGAATCTGAGactagttaaaaaataaaaataaaataaaaaaatcccataacTGCACAGCCTTCCACACGGCAAGGTTGTGCAACTGATTGTTTAACGTAACTAAGCTTAACGGCATCCAAACGAGCAGGCCTGGGTTTGGAAGCTGTCTCGTGTCAAATTTTGACCACTGTAACTACTCTAAAATAGGAAGGTGGAACTAGAActcatctcttctttttctgctgcctCAACATTTTCCTTCGCTTAATTATCATATCGTGTAGTTTCTCCAGTCCCTCTTTGAGTCCATCGCCGATGATTGCACAGGTAGGCTGCAAATGCCAGGGAGTCGAAGAACTCAGCTCGCTCATCGCTAACATCTTCTCTATttcagaaagggagagagagttCCTCAAGTCCTGCTTGTTAGCAATGATAAGGACAGGCACTCCTTGATTTTCAGATATCCTAGTAATTTTGTGAAGTTCCGTTTTGGCCTCCTCCATTCTCTCCACGTCGACGGAGTCCACCACAAACACGATGCCATCGGTGCACCTCGTGTAGGACTTCCACAGCGGCCTCAGCTTCTCCTGGCCGCCTACATCCCAGAAGTGGAAAGTGACCGTTTTGGAGTTGCCCAGCGTCACTTTGATTTTCTCCGTATTAAATCCTTTCGTGGGGACAGTGTTGACGAACTCATTGAACTGCAGCCTGTAGAGCACCGTCGTCTTTCCGGCGGAGTCCAAGCCCAAGATGACAATGTGAAAACTCTGGAAGGCAGGCAGGCTGGAGAAGATCGGCGTCTGGTCCGAGAGTCCATTCCCCATTGCCGGGGGGTGAGGTGACAGCGGGCTGCCACGAGCAGGGGCCGGCTCCCGCCGCTGAGCCTCGCCGCCGCGCTAGGCTGCGATCCTGCCAACGACACGAGCGGTGTTACCCCACGGCggacccccctcctcctcctcctcctctccgggGCCTCGGCCGGGCTTTACCGGCCGCAACGCGCcggcccagcgccgccgccgcccctccgaCTGCGGACGAGGCGGAACGACACACGTCCCCTCAGCGCGGCGGGCCCTGCCGCCACCCACACTGCGGCTGGCCGGCCACCTGCACCcctcgccgccaccgccgcccctcACCTACCGCTGGGCCGCGTCCCTCAGCGCGGGGAGGCGAGAGCTGCCCGCGCCCCCATGTCCGCACGCTGCCGCCGCTCCTGCCGCCGCTACCGCTGCCTCCGCCGCGACTCCCCCGCATCTGGCGGCGCGGCGCCTCCCAGCCCGCGCCTAGCCCGCAGCGCCCCGCCCCGCTCACTCCCATTGGCCccgccgggcggcgggggcggggcggagggCCGGCTCCGCCTCGCCGATTGGCCGGCGGCACCGGCCACTCACCGCAGACcgcgatttattttttttatttttttttttttttttaccggcCTCCGGCGGACGCTGGGGCTCGGCGCCGCCGCCTCCTCTGCAGCGGCGGGGGACGCGCTGCCCTCTCCGCCCGTGCCCTGCCTGAGCGACCCCGCTCCTCCCTCGACGGGGCGGAGCCGCTGCCTCACACGGCCCCCCTCGGGGAAAGCCGCTGTTGCCCCGCCCTCCGCCTACGGGCCCGCGGCCCaacgggcgggcggcgcccgcagCCTCTCACCCCCCTgcggcgggcggcagcgcccCGCCCCTTCGCCCGAGACGCGTGCGCTCATTGGCTGTGGGCGCTGTCACTCTAGCCCC comes from Numenius arquata chromosome 7, bNumArq3.hap1.1, whole genome shotgun sequence and encodes:
- the ARL4A gene encoding ADP-ribosylation factor-like protein 4A, with protein sequence MGNGLSDQTPIFSSLPAFQSFHIVILGLDSAGKTTVLYRLQFNEFVNTVPTKGFNTEKIKVTLGNSKTVTFHFWDVGGQEKLRPLWKSYTRCTDGIVFVVDSVDVERMEEAKTELHKITRISENQGVPVLIIANKQDLRNSLSLSEIEKMLAMSELSSSTPWHLQPTCAIIGDGLKEGLEKLHDMIIKRRKMLRQQKKKR